In Xiphophorus maculatus strain JP 163 A unplaced genomic scaffold, X_maculatus-5.0-male Unplaced_Scaffold_BN000162F, whole genome shotgun sequence, the DNA window TTAATGTTCAGTTAGaagcattttcatttgtttggatCAATCAGTTTTTGATGTGTTTAATACACATACAGTGCCAGTATGTGTATTAAACACATACTGGCACTGTATGTGTTTAATACACTTCAAAAGCATCTTATGCAATAATGCACATTATTGTAGAAGAGAGCTCAGCTGTCTCTTTCTACCTGTTCTTGCTTGCAGGACATAGCACAGAATTTAACAGTACGAATTCATAACATAGATGAATTTGAAAGTTTATACATTTTagaagagagacaaaaaatTTTGTTAGcataatgcatgtttttctgactttacagcaatctcATATttgacaagcaaaaaaaaaaaaaaaagactgtcaacaattttaaacaagtaaataaCTTGTTAAATACACCGACagccttgcggccacagctccgataagTCGCCTCcgcaatggaggcacggaacacggtccactcagactcaatgtACCGCATCTCCACCGGAAcatgttcaaagttttgctggagatgggagttaaagctccgtctcacaggggattccacCAGACgctcccagcagaccctcacaacacgtttgggcctgccaggtctgaccggcatcctcccccaccaccggagccaactcaccaccaggtagtggtcagtggacagctatgcacctctcttcacccgagtgtccaagacatggGCCGCATCtgcggccgcagatccgatgaaaggATGACAAAGTTGATCATCGAACTGTGGCCTAGGGTGgcctctcaacctcacacactagctccggctccttccccaccagagaggtgacattccacgtcccaagaaccagcttctgcaaccgaggatcggaccgccagggccCCCTCCCTCGGCAGGCATCCAtcacacactgcacccgaccccttttgCCCCTCTCACAGGTgatgggcccatgggaggggggacccatgtctCCTCTTTGGACTGAGCCCGGCCGGGATCCATGGATAAAAGCCCAGTCACCAGGCACTCGCCATTGtacccccctccaggcctggctccagagtggggcacCGGTGACCCAcatccgggcgagggaacagcAAGTCCAAAGTTTTCTTCCATCATAGAGTTCTTCAGGTTGTTACTGTTGTAACTTCCAAAAGGGAAAAGGTAACAGGGATGAAAGACTGTGTCCTGTATGGCTAGGGCCTGGCTGTAAGTACATTCTTGAATGTAAACTAAACATGTTCTTATTTCACCAATGCAAAAACCACGTGAGCTCCATCAGCGCCACCGTCAACGTGCTCACACAGTTCCCACACCTGTCCATTATACACTGATGTGTTCAGCAGTGCTTCCTGATGATGCACAAAAATCTGGTGCAAATCGGTTCATGTAAAAAGGAGATACAGCTGTTGAAATAAcctagggggcgcagtggagtgaAATGACAATTTAATGCCATTGGGTTCTTAAGAGGTTAACCAAGGTCAATCATAACAAGTTTAGTGCAAATACAATGATGCATGTATGATTTTGAGATAAAGGTGCAAACAGCGATGGATTAGTATTCACCATTCAGCCACATCCACATGCTGCTGCCAGCCAGTGTTGAGAGAAGGATTTACCATCATGTTGTTCTACTTCATTAAACACAGGTTGAAATCTGCATGAACCGCTGAgtaaagggaagaaaaagagtgggaaaacactgacttcctgttgAAAGGGGTTGTGGTGATGTCACTAATTGGCCATGTGAATGTGATGAGCTCTGGTCTGTGATGATACAAATGAAGTTTGATGTACCTGGGCGCTTATGTGGGGATgttattccatccatccatccatccatccatcttcttccgcttatccgaggtcgggtcgcgggggtagcagcttcagaagggaggcccagacttccctctccccggccacttcttctagctcttccgggggaatcccgaggcgttcccaggccagccgagagacatagtctctccagcgtgtcctgggtcttctccggggcctcctcccggtgggacgtgcccggaacacctcaccagggaggcgtccaggaggcatcctgaccagatgcccaagccacctcaactggctcctctcgatgtgaaggagcagcggctctactctgagtccctcccggatgactgagcttctcaccctatctctaagggagagcccagccaccctacggagaaaacccatttcggccgcttgtatccgcgatctcgttctttcggtcatgacccaaagctcatgaccatagatgagggtgggaacgtagatcgaccggtaaatcgagagcttcgctttttggctcagctctctcttcaccacgacggaccggtacagcgcccgcttgacagcagacgctgcgccaatccgcctgtcgacctcccgctcccttcttcccccattcgtgaacaagatcccgagatacttgaactcctccacttggggcaggacacccacCCTGACCCgaagaaggcactctacccttttccggctcaagaccatggcctcggatttggaggcactgatccccatcccggccgcttcacactcggctgcgaaccgctccagcgagagctgcagatcacgatctgatgaagccaaaaggaccacatcgtctgcgaaaagcagagatgagatcctaaggccaccaaatcggatcccctcaacaccttggctgcgcctagaaattctgtccatgaaagtgatgaacagaatcggtgacaaagggcagccctggcggagtccaactctcaccggaaacgagcccgacttactgccggcaatgcggaccagactctgacaccggtcatacagggacctgacagcccgtatcaaagggcccggtaccccatactcccggagaaccccccacagggctccccgagggacacggtcgaacgccttctccaagtccacaaaacacatgtagactggttgggcgaactcccatgcaccctccaggatcctgccgagggtgtagagctggtccagtgttccacgaccaggacgaaaaccacactgctcttcctgaatccgaggttcgactatccgacggaccctcctctccaggacccctgaatagaccttgccagggaggcttaagagtgtgacccctctataattggggcacaccctccggtccccctttttgaacagggggaccaccaccccagtctgccaatccaggggaactgcccccgatgtccatgcgatattgcagagtcgcgtcaaccaacacaaccctacaacatccagagccttaaggaactccgggcggatctcatccacccccggggccctgccaccgaggagctttttaaccacctcggcgacctcgcccccagagattggagagcccaacccagagtccccaggctccgcttcctcagtggaaggcatgttggtgggattgaggaggtcttcgaagtactctgcccaccggcccacaacgtcccgagtagaggtcagcagcacaccatccccactataaacagtgttggtgctgcaccgcttcaccccctgagacgccggatggtggaccagaatcgcctcgaagccgtacagaagtctttctccatggcctctccaaactcctcccacgcccgagtttttgcctcagcaaccgcccgagccgcatgccgcttcgcccgccggtacccatcagctgcttccggagtcccacaggccaaaaaagcccaataggactccttcttcagcctgacggcatccctcaccgaaggtgtcaaccagcgggttcgagggttgccgccgcgacaggcaccgacaaccttgcggccacagctccgatcggccgcctcgacaatggaggcacggaacatggtccactcagactccatgtcccccacctcccccgggacgtgttcgaagttttgccggagatgggagttaaagctccgtctcacaggggattccgccagatgttcccagcagaccctcacaacacgtttgggcctgccaggtctgaccggctttcgcccccaccaccggagccaactcaccaccaggtagtggtcagtggacagctccgcacctctcttcacccgagtgtccaagacatacggccgcagatccgatgaaagggtgacaaagtcgatcatcgaactgcggcctagggtgtcctggtgccaagtgcacatatggacacccttatgcttgaacatggtgttcgttatggacaatccatggcgagcacagaagtccagcaacagaacaccgctcgagttcaggtcgggcgggccgttcctcccaaccacgcccctccaggtctcacagtcattgcccacgtgagcgttgaagtcccccagcaaaacaagggagtccccaggaggagcactctccagtaccccctctaaggactccaaaaagggtgggtaatctgaactgtcgtttggcccgtaagcacaaacgacagtcagaacccgtccccccacccgtaggcggagggatgctaccctctcgttcaccggggtaaaccccaacgtacaggcgccgagatggggagcaacaagtatgcccactcctgcccgacgcctctcaccttgggcaactccagagtggaagtatgtccagcccctctcaaggagactggttccagaaccagagccgtgcgtcgaggtgagaccgactatttctagccggaacctctcgacctcacgcactagctccggctccttccccaccagagaggtgacattccacgtcccaagagccagtttctgcaactgaggatcggaccgccagggtcccctccctctgctgccacccatcccacactgcacccggaTGTTATTCCACCTTGATATTAGATGACGTCAGATTATGAAGACATAGGATTGTCAGGGATCCAACCAGGATCATTCATGCCAAGTTTGGTGCCAATTGACCTTTTAAGTGAAAGTCATAACGTTTTGTTTGCGTTGGCGAGTACGCCAAATTCGCCAATCTACCATGCCACCTGAACATatacaaaaagtgaatttttttgataacttttaaagCCCCACTCATTACCTGCATCCTGGCCAAGAATGAAGCCAATAGGTCGAAATCCATAGGAggagtttgttaaagtttgacttgaataaaagtgaaaaatggccaaaatttGCCCCTTGACCCAAAATGGCTGCCTCCCCGTGTAATTTAGGAGGTACCTCTAAGAGAcgttttttctctttgtctctgcGTGGTTCTCCGGCTGCATAGCAGCACAGAGGAAGCCTCTCCGGAGAATCATAAGATCTGCCCAGAGGACTATCGACTACTCTCTGCCTTCTCTCGAGGAACTCCACAGGTCCGTTGCCTCAGGAAAGCCAAGAACATTTTAAGACTCCTCACACCCAGGTTACAATTTGTTCCAACTGGCTGCAGATAGAGGagcattaaaacaaagacaaacagactGAAGATCAGTTTATACCCAGTAGCCATAAGGGCATTAAATGCCACCTAGTACAATTTATCACCCAATTTTGTTATAATCCATGTCATTTTATTGAACGGTTTATATAACAACAATACAGTTTGTCATTATTGTTGCTACAGaatatgccagaaaaaaaacaaagcatctcTCAAGGAAATTGCTTCACATCTCTACGTATCCTAATGTCAAGATGTTTTATAGACATGAAATCTCTCCAGTTTTTAATTCTAGTTTTTAACCAAATCAATTTAATAGTGAAGCTCAACATAGGACACACATGTAAAACACTGCTACGGCTTGTCGCCTCTGTGagtcatcatgtgctgagtcaAACTAAGTTCGTAAAAAAAACCatttccacagttcccacatgaaaaaggcttttcaccagtgtgagtcCTCATGTGAATagataaattgtgtttttgacaaaaacttttcccacaggtcacacatgaaaacggcttttcaccagtatgaatcatcatgtgccgagttaaatcgtgtttttgactaaaacattttccacaattcacacatgaaaacggcttttcaccagtatgaatcatcatgtgccgagatAAATTCCGTTTTTGAagaaaacttttcccacaggtcacacataaaaacggcttttcaccagtatgaatcatgACATGATgagttaaatcatgttttttagtaaaactttttccacaggtgacacatgaaaacagcttttcaccagtgtgaatcatcatgtgccgagttaaaacgtgtttatgactaaaacattttccacaattcacacatgaaaacagcttttcacctgtgtgaatcctcatgtgctgagataaattagattttccactaaatctttttccacatgtcacacatgaaaatagcttttcaccagtgtgaatcatcatgtgccgagttaaaacatgtttttgagtaaaactttttccacaggtcacacatgtaaacggcttttcacccgtatgagttctcatatgagcatcaaaaacagatttgaaagtcaAACGCTTTTCACAGAtgtcacatgagaaaggttttcttctttcttgattttggttctcagcttcagcagcttcctggaagatgtcttggttcctgtttggttctgattcagtgtggtctgtttgctcatcaacaggaaccaccatgcaggtatcagtctcctgttttaattcaatctgttcttcaccctgactgcagtaaacttctttctcttccacttttatctgctggtgttttagatcctcctgctcttcttttatctgatgatcttctggctcttcctgttcttgtttcacctgcagaggttccaactcctcctggtccagagtggatctcctctcctggtaataaatgttacactgcaggcaatctggacaagaaaacagaggaaaaaagcaatcgttattttattgaagtaaatggGAGAAATCGTTCATCGTTTACgacagaaatgaaataaatgaaaaaacccACACCGAAAAATTtaagagcgtagacagagagacagatcaggcgacaaatccagctgacaattggagaattctcaaatgaacggatattaaatattttttatttattataaaattaataatagttgcatatgttgttaatatttacgagtaaattttattatttcaagatattacttattttggaactatcattacttttatttgtattaaaatttgattttagttcacttcatatttttggggtttatttacagagtttatttgtaggttaataattgtttagtttttgttgctttgtgtttgttatttactttgtaagttagacattaagaactgtgggtccattttctgtaagtatagggactggtataggaccagcacgcactgggttgggcctgtgggttttgaccagagcaggagaggaaacaatgaaaagtagtgatggtgagatgcagcttcatgaagccctgaggaactccatccaatcattcgactcatgagccgatgcaccgcggtgcttcatttgctctactgtgacatcaactggacaatatatgtaaaataggcaacgtgaaaacaacatgaagctttacaatgaataaacaagtttaaaatgtttgtgattctgatacataaattctgattaatctggttgtatgaaacaatggctggatccaaaagaaaactagaaacaaaaagaaaagagggttgtgattggcttgttactcgctatgtcaccagggacaacgatttattactaaaaaataaaaactttaactgctcaggtttaggtgagttctctgtcttacccgcttcattactcaacacatcactaatgtaaagtttgatctttgttatttgcttgtcaaactggaaaaaataaactataaaagcaatcttcaagttttttggacattgaacttcttttaccTTCGTACGAAGCATCACCTCAGtgcagcagtggcttgttgactgaacttttataggatgtttggtttgacaaacaatcgccactacaatttatttattacaaattattacattttacagctactaacacactattattgtttcatgctgtttgctttactaACCTTGCGCTGcattgttcacatttctcccgttttcaaaagtaagtttgattagttaaaggaggaaaagccataaaaaggtcattttatttctacatcaataagccattttcacagcgtaattgtgattcctgcgttcatttaccggttaacaaaacatttatacgggaaaagaacatttactaaaatgatcctcatacagaaaggtgcagacatttagaccttaacctgcatccaaacgctgctggttcctacctattcggtgtaagattatctggggcctccgggagaaatccagcagtctgcgatgatcatccatctcttcctccgacttgacgatgatttctttaaactctgtgaatgtttcttcagcagcagttaacggctcgttgataaactcgtttagagaaacagtcgaacattcaaccaaacagaccatgcgccattttcttcttcttcttcttcgtgtgaGAGGAGGGTGAGTGGAGAGCGGAAGAAGAGCGATTGAGCGAGTGATTGTATACtttctatctttgttttttcttactgttttcaCTGGGTATTTGTGTTACttgttttatctgtaaattCGTTTAGTTTTCGTCACGTTTTAAGGGGTTTTTTGTGGGTTCGGGTGTGGCCGTCAGGCCGGCGTCTTCGGACGCCATGGTGGTTGGTGCTGGGAATGTTTTGTCCTCCACGCTGACACGGAAGAACGGTATCAAGGTGGGTGCCGGTTCTCCGTGCAGCGTGGAGGACGTCTGTTTGGCGGTGGGTAAAGACATTGGGTATGGGGCAATTAAATCGGCGGCTAGGATGAACGGGgcggttgttttgtttgttgaaaagGTGGAACAGGCTCAGCACTTGGTGGAGGTGGGCGTTTCTGTTAATGGCTTGTTTTTGCACGTTTCACCTTTAACTTTACCGGCGACTAAAATTACACTTTCAAACGTTCCTCCGTTCATTAGTGAcgagtttttaattaaagaactGTCACGACACGGAAAAGTGGTGTCGCCGATTCGGAAGGTTTTATCTGGTTGTAAGTCACCTCTGCTTAAACATGTTGTGTCGCACAGACGACAGCTGTTTATGTTATTGAATAGGAGGGATGAGGAGCTAGATTTAAGGTTCCATGTTAAAGTTGATGGATTTGATTATGTGTTGTTTGCTACTTCGTCACATATGAAGTGCTTTGGGTGCGGTCAGGAAGGCcacattataaaaatgtgtccagGCAGAGCCGAGCCGGCCCAGCCGGcttcagcagagcagcagcagcagcagcctgctgctgctgctgctgagcggGACAGAGAGCCACTGGGTGAGGCTACGGCGGCGGAGGATTCCGCTACTGACGCGGGTGGACCCGCGTCAGTAGCGGAGGGGGAGCCCACTGCTGACGCAGAAGTACCTGCGGTGGTGGTAAGAGAGGATGTTGACAGCATTGTTGGGACTGATAGCACGGTAgaaatgagtgtgtgtgagaacaTTAATGAGAGCAGTGTGTTGAGTGGTGACGGTGAGAATGGTGAGAAAGGTGAAGGAGTACAGAAAGATAGTgagcagagagagcaggaaaGGGTGAGGGGTGAGAAGGAACAGTTAGCGGGTGGAGCTCAGGGTGAACAGAGAGAAATGCAGGTAGATGAACAGGATGAAGGAAAGAGTAGTGTAGAGGGGGTGGAGGGAGATGTAgtggagaaa includes these proteins:
- the LOC111607852 gene encoding uncharacterized protein LOC111607852, encoding MVVGAGNVLSSTLTRKNGIKVGAGSPCSVEDVCLAVGKDIGYGAIKSAARMNGAVVLFVEKVEQAQHLVEVGVSVNGLFLHVSPLTLPATKITLSNVPPFISDEFLIKELSRHGKVVSPIRKVLSGCKSPLLKHVVSHRRQLFMLLNRRDEELDLRFHVKVDGFDYVLFATSSHMKCFGCGQEGHIIKMCPGRAEPAQPASAEQQQQQPAAAAAERDREPLGEATAAEGEPTADAEVPAVVVREDVDSIVGTDSTVEMSVCENINESSVLSGDGENGEKGEGVQKDSEQREQERVRGEKEQLAGGAQGEQREMQVDEQDEGKSSVEGVEGDVVEKEKGLTDDEREVEASAPIKRRSKRKNVVAAAQASKQACKLTADKKDGSDSSDAESWFSDTSDVSVTQSSTKEPRYPVEAFRIFLRQTKGLKGVKLESYFPNLRMFYFSARYHIRNRELSGFADTEVFRLKKIMSKVRKQF